In Marinobacter sp. LQ44, the following are encoded in one genomic region:
- the rplS gene encoding 50S ribosomal protein L19 has product MSGKNNIISQLEAEQMTKEIPAFAPGDTVVVQVRVTEGNRERLQAFEGVVIGKRNRGMNSSFTVRKISYGVGVERTFQTFSKLIDSVSVKRRGDVRQAKLYYLRDLSGKAARIKEKLN; this is encoded by the coding sequence ATGAGCGGCAAGAACAACATCATCAGTCAACTTGAAGCAGAACAGATGACCAAGGAAATCCCTGCGTTCGCGCCGGGTGATACCGTGGTTGTTCAGGTTCGCGTAACTGAAGGTAACCGTGAGCGTCTGCAGGCGTTTGAAGGCGTGGTTATCGGCAAGCGCAACCGTGGCATGAACTCTTCCTTCACCGTTCGTAAGATCTCTTACGGCGTGGGCGTTGAGCGTACTTTCCAGACCTTCTCCAAGCTGATTGACAGCGTGAGCGTGAAGCGTCGTGGTGACGTGCGTCAGGCCAAGCTTTACTACCTGCGCGACCTGTCTGGTAAGGCAGCTCGTATCAAGGAAAAGCTTAACTGA
- the thrC gene encoding threonine synthase, with protein sequence MRYISTRGEAPALGFEDVLLTGLATDGGLYVPESLPHFSVEEIRSWRGLPYAELAYKVMYPFVEDAIPADDFRKMLGETYSVFSHQAVAPLVQLDTNEWVMELFRGPTLAFKDFALQLLGRLLDYVLEKRKQHVVIMGATSGDTGSAAIEGCRRCEHVDIFILHPYQRVSEVQRRQMTTVQGDNIHNIAVKGNFDDCQRMVKESFGDQSFLGGKTQLAAVNSINWARIMAQIVYYFQASLALGGPDRSMAFSVPTGNFGDIFAGYLAKKMGLPISQLVIATNRNDILHRFMSGNKYEQHQLEHTLSPSMDIMVSSNFERLLFDLHGRDGAAVKDLLERAAKGSVSIEDYRWKHARKLFDSDAVDDKTTCDTIRDIYEQNEYLLDPHTAIGVRAARNCRRDSTVPMITLGTAHPAKFPDAIAESGLVVKPQLPAHMADLFEREERYTVLDNSVSEVQGFIAKHWKNA encoded by the coding sequence GTGAGATACATCAGTACACGGGGTGAAGCGCCCGCTCTGGGCTTTGAAGACGTTCTTCTGACAGGCCTGGCCACAGACGGCGGCCTGTATGTGCCGGAATCCCTGCCGCACTTCAGCGTGGAAGAAATCCGCAGCTGGCGTGGGCTCCCTTATGCAGAGCTGGCTTACAAAGTGATGTACCCGTTTGTGGAAGACGCCATCCCAGCGGATGATTTCCGCAAGATGCTGGGCGAAACCTACAGCGTATTCAGTCATCAGGCGGTCGCGCCCCTCGTGCAGCTGGACACCAACGAGTGGGTGATGGAGCTGTTCCGGGGCCCCACGCTGGCGTTCAAGGACTTTGCCCTGCAGCTGCTGGGGCGTCTGCTGGATTACGTCCTTGAGAAGCGCAAGCAGCACGTGGTGATCATGGGTGCCACCTCCGGTGATACCGGCTCTGCCGCCATCGAAGGGTGTCGTCGTTGTGAGCATGTGGATATCTTTATCCTGCATCCGTACCAGCGGGTATCGGAAGTACAGCGCCGGCAGATGACAACGGTGCAGGGTGACAACATCCATAACATCGCGGTCAAGGGCAATTTCGACGACTGCCAGCGCATGGTGAAAGAAAGCTTCGGCGACCAGTCATTCCTGGGCGGCAAAACCCAGTTGGCGGCGGTGAACTCCATCAACTGGGCGCGGATCATGGCCCAGATTGTTTACTACTTCCAGGCGTCCCTGGCTCTGGGCGGCCCGGATCGCAGCATGGCGTTCTCGGTACCTACCGGTAACTTCGGTGATATTTTTGCCGGTTACCTGGCGAAAAAAATGGGCCTGCCCATCAGTCAGCTGGTAATTGCCACCAACCGCAACGACATCCTGCATCGCTTCATGAGCGGCAACAAGTATGAGCAGCACCAGCTGGAGCATACCCTGTCGCCGAGCATGGACATTATGGTGTCCAGCAACTTCGAGCGTTTGTTGTTCGACCTGCACGGTCGTGACGGCGCGGCCGTGAAAGACCTGCTGGAGCGCGCAGCCAAGGGCTCGGTCAGCATCGAAGATTACCGCTGGAAGCACGCCCGCAAGCTGTTCGACAGCGATGCCGTGGACGACAAAACCACCTGCGACACCATCCGGGACATCTACGAGCAGAATGAATACCTGCTGGATCCGCACACTGCCATTGGCGTGCGCGCTGCCCGTAACTGCCGCCGCGACAGCACCGTACCTATGATTACCCTGGGTACCGCCCACCCGGCCAAGTTCCCGGACGCCATCGCCGAGTCTGGTCTCGTTGTGAAGCCGCAACTGCCTGCCCACATGGCCGATCTGTTTGAGCGGGAAGAGCGCTACACCGTGCTGGATAACAGCGTGTCCGAGGTGCAGGGCTTTATCGCCAAGCATTGGAAGAACGCCTGA
- the trmD gene encoding tRNA (guanosine(37)-N1)-methyltransferase TrmD: MWIGAVSLFPDMFYAVTDYGITGRAVREGLLTFRCWNPRDYTHDRHRTVDDRPYGGGPGMLMKIQPLRDAIHEARASAPGKACVVYLSPQGERLDQSVVDSLAAEQQLILVAGRYEGVDERLISAEVDREVSLGDFVLSGGELAAMAVIDAVTRLIPGALGHAQSAEQDSFADGLLDCPHYTRPEVYEGQAVPEVLLGGHHEQIRRWRLKESLRRTRERRPDLLEKRVLTEEERQLLEEILNEPGVSESSGH, encoded by the coding sequence GTGTGGATTGGCGCGGTCAGTCTGTTCCCGGATATGTTTTATGCGGTGACGGATTACGGTATTACCGGTAGGGCAGTTCGTGAAGGGTTACTGACCTTCAGGTGCTGGAATCCCCGGGATTATACCCACGACCGACATCGCACGGTGGATGACCGGCCCTATGGCGGCGGTCCTGGAATGCTAATGAAAATTCAGCCACTCCGGGACGCCATTCATGAGGCCAGGGCATCGGCACCCGGCAAGGCCTGTGTGGTCTACCTCTCGCCGCAGGGTGAGAGGCTGGATCAGTCGGTGGTGGATTCTCTGGCCGCCGAACAGCAGCTGATTCTCGTTGCCGGTCGTTACGAAGGCGTCGATGAGCGCCTGATATCGGCGGAAGTCGACCGGGAAGTGTCTCTGGGAGATTTTGTTCTCTCAGGTGGCGAACTGGCGGCAATGGCTGTGATTGATGCGGTAACACGCCTCATCCCCGGAGCGCTGGGTCATGCGCAGTCAGCGGAGCAGGATTCCTTTGCTGACGGTTTGCTGGATTGTCCGCACTATACCCGGCCCGAGGTTTACGAAGGTCAGGCGGTGCCGGAAGTTCTTTTGGGCGGTCACCATGAACAGATCCGGCGTTGGCGATTGAAAGAATCGTTGAGGCGAACCCGGGAGCGACGCCCCGACCTGCTGGAAAAGCGGGTGCTTACGGAAGAAGAGCGTCAGCTTCTGGAAGAAATTTTGAACGAACCGGGTGTCTCTGAGTCATCAGGGCATTGA
- a CDS encoding DsbC family protein has product MNLNIVAVVAGLVLSLTGVSAVNAADTEDRIAKRLMDAVPGLKVTSVRESEAAGLYEVQSNNGDTIYTTADGVYLLTGDLLKITESGIANVSEASRAGQRKEQMAAFAGKGVITYPAKGEQKAVIDVFTDIDCPYCRKMHDEVPQLNDYGITVNYYGFPRSGPGTPSFRKYVSVWCAEDQQEAMDAAKGGKSVPQKSCENPVEEQYRLGGQVGVTGTPAILLEDGNMVRGYVPARNLAEGLGIL; this is encoded by the coding sequence ATGAATCTGAATATTGTGGCTGTTGTGGCGGGTCTGGTGTTGTCACTGACCGGTGTTTCCGCGGTGAACGCTGCCGATACCGAGGATCGAATTGCCAAGCGGCTGATGGATGCGGTGCCGGGTCTGAAAGTGACCTCGGTGCGGGAATCCGAGGCGGCCGGCCTTTACGAAGTGCAGAGCAACAATGGCGACACCATTTACACCACGGCCGACGGTGTATACCTGCTGACCGGTGATCTTTTGAAGATTACAGAGAGTGGTATTGCCAACGTGTCAGAGGCATCGCGGGCCGGGCAGCGCAAAGAGCAGATGGCCGCGTTTGCCGGCAAGGGCGTGATTACCTACCCGGCCAAGGGTGAGCAGAAGGCGGTGATTGATGTGTTTACCGACATTGATTGCCCCTACTGCCGGAAAATGCACGATGAAGTGCCTCAGCTAAACGACTATGGCATCACCGTGAACTACTACGGTTTTCCTCGTTCCGGCCCTGGAACTCCCTCATTCAGAAAGTACGTGTCGGTCTGGTGCGCCGAGGATCAGCAAGAAGCCATGGACGCCGCCAAGGGTGGCAAGTCTGTGCCCCAGAAAAGCTGTGAGAACCCAGTCGAGGAACAGTATCGCCTGGGTGGCCAGGTAGGGGTCACCGGTACGCCAGCCATTCTTCTCGAAGACGGTAACATGGTCCGGGGCTACGTACCTGCGCGTAACCTGGCCGAGGGTCTCGGGATTCTGTAA
- the ltrA gene encoding group II intron reverse transcriptase/maturase: protein MRKYYSLYGQLLSKQRLYEAFRHVKRNKGAAGIDGQSLGAFEANLEVELSCLLLELKEKRYRAQPVRRVAIAKDDGGERLLGIPTVRDRVVQQALRRIIEPIFEPDFHPSSYGYRPGRSGHHAIGKAELFIRRYRRDWVVDMDLSKCFDTLNHDLIIRQFRQRITDGSVLSLLRQFLESGVMVGYHLEETELGSPQGGVISPLIANVYLNAFDQFMKARGHRIVRYADDILILCGSRAGAENALRVAQRYLEEELKLTVNVTKTHIAHSDEGVKFLGVVIYTNYTRIQDKKVVKLKQKLKALTKRNRGIGLAAIIRELNPVLRGFANYFRVANCARVLKQVMSWLRRRLRCIQLKQWKKPGRLHRRLKQLGYRPPFKFIKMQSWRNAASPLASLALPNAYLHNELRLMDLTKVRTGIPVPEFRAS from the coding sequence ATGAGGAAATACTACAGTCTGTACGGGCAGCTGCTGTCAAAGCAACGTCTGTACGAAGCCTTCAGACATGTCAAGCGCAACAAGGGCGCGGCCGGAATCGATGGGCAGAGCCTGGGTGCGTTTGAGGCGAATCTGGAGGTGGAGCTGTCGTGCCTGTTGCTCGAGCTGAAGGAAAAGCGCTATCGGGCGCAGCCAGTCAGACGCGTAGCCATCGCCAAGGATGACGGCGGTGAGCGTCTGCTGGGCATTCCGACGGTTCGGGACCGGGTTGTGCAACAGGCGCTGCGCCGTATTATCGAACCGATCTTCGAGCCGGATTTCCACCCGTCGAGTTACGGGTATCGTCCGGGACGCAGTGGTCACCACGCCATCGGCAAGGCGGAGTTGTTTATCCGCCGATACCGGCGTGACTGGGTTGTGGACATGGACCTGTCGAAATGCTTCGACACGCTCAACCATGACCTGATCATCCGCCAGTTCCGCCAACGGATCACGGACGGCAGTGTCCTGTCACTGCTGCGCCAGTTCCTGGAAAGCGGCGTGATGGTGGGGTACCACCTTGAAGAAACGGAGCTGGGAAGCCCGCAGGGCGGCGTGATCAGCCCGCTGATTGCGAACGTCTATCTGAACGCCTTCGACCAGTTCATGAAAGCCCGGGGTCACCGGATCGTCCGCTACGCGGACGACATCCTGATCCTGTGCGGCTCACGAGCGGGCGCGGAGAATGCGTTACGGGTGGCCCAACGCTATCTGGAAGAAGAGCTGAAGCTGACGGTGAACGTCACCAAGACCCACATCGCCCACAGCGATGAGGGGGTAAAGTTCCTGGGCGTGGTGATCTACACGAACTACACCCGCATCCAGGACAAGAAGGTGGTGAAACTCAAGCAGAAGCTGAAAGCGCTGACAAAGCGTAACCGGGGCATCGGGCTTGCGGCGATTATCCGCGAGCTGAATCCGGTGCTACGGGGCTTTGCCAACTACTTCCGGGTGGCGAACTGCGCGAGGGTGCTGAAGCAGGTGATGAGTTGGTTAAGGCGGCGCCTGCGCTGCATCCAGCTCAAGCAGTGGAAGAAGCCGGGCCGGTTGCATCGGAGGCTGAAACAGCTGGGCTATCGCCCGCCGTTTAAGTTCATCAAGATGCAAAGCTGGCGTAATGCGGCTTCACCGCTGGCAAGCCTGGCCTTACCCAACGCCTATCTGCACAATGAGCTGAGGTTGATGGATCTGACCAAAGTACGAACCGGCATCCCTGTCCCCGAGTTCAGGGCAAGTTAA
- a CDS encoding inner membrane protein YpjD: protein MGTLILAVTALFLYSVGTALQALHFRGRVQSNLAITTLIGILALIGHGLLIAQTVHMDGGFDLSFFKSSVLISWLIVFLLLGLNLTKPVASLFLGAYPIAALTIVMTLITQTPSRLAPDQSYGMLSHIALSVTAYSLFTLAAIQAVLLYFQNRQLKHNYNSLLVRNLPPLQTMESLLFEMVWAGVVLLVLAIVTGAVFIEDLFAQDLAHKTLFSMLSLMVFIGLLVGRYTKGWRGMTASRWTLAGCALLMLAFYGSKFVLELLFQRGG from the coding sequence ATGGGAACGCTGATTCTCGCGGTTACCGCACTCTTTCTTTACAGCGTTGGAACCGCCCTGCAGGCTCTGCATTTCAGGGGGCGGGTACAGAGTAATCTGGCCATCACCACCCTGATCGGCATCCTGGCACTGATTGGCCATGGCCTGCTGATTGCCCAGACCGTGCACATGGATGGCGGCTTCGATTTGAGCTTCTTCAAAAGTTCCGTGCTCATTTCCTGGCTGATCGTGTTTTTGTTATTGGGACTGAACCTGACCAAGCCCGTCGCAAGCCTGTTCCTCGGGGCTTACCCAATCGCGGCACTGACGATTGTGATGACACTGATCACCCAGACCCCTTCCCGCCTTGCGCCGGACCAGAGCTATGGCATGCTGTCGCACATCGCGCTTTCAGTGACAGCTTACAGCCTGTTCACCCTGGCGGCCATTCAGGCGGTACTGCTTTATTTCCAGAACCGGCAGCTCAAACACAACTACAACAGCCTGCTGGTCCGCAACCTGCCACCACTGCAAACCATGGAATCCCTGCTGTTCGAAATGGTCTGGGCGGGCGTTGTCCTGCTGGTACTGGCCATTGTCACCGGAGCAGTCTTCATCGAAGACTTGTTTGCCCAGGACCTGGCCCACAAAACGCTGTTTTCCATGCTCTCGCTTATGGTGTTTATTGGCCTGCTGGTAGGCCGGTACACCAAAGGCTGGCGGGGAATGACCGCCAGCCGCTGGACTCTGGCCGGGTGCGCCTTGCTCATGCTGGCATTCTACGGCAGCAAATTCGTGCTGGAACTGCTGTTCCAGAGAGGCGGCTGA
- the rimM gene encoding ribosome maturation factor RimM (Essential for efficient processing of 16S rRNA), translating to MTQHPQETVIGQITSVFGVKGWLKVFSYTEPREGILTYRDWTLVLDGKRIPVKLEEGRRQGQGIVVRLKGIDDRELARSYGGAEIRVPTEQLPELPEGEFYWHQLEGLEVFTVEGECLGKVHHLLETGSNDVLVVHATASSIDQRERLIPYLPDQVVQGVDLDNSRMVVDWDPEF from the coding sequence ATGACACAGCATCCACAGGAAACTGTGATCGGCCAGATCACCTCGGTGTTCGGGGTCAAGGGTTGGCTTAAAGTCTTCTCTTACACTGAGCCCCGGGAAGGGATACTCACTTATCGTGACTGGACTTTGGTTCTTGACGGTAAGCGCATCCCGGTAAAGCTTGAGGAGGGTCGCCGCCAGGGGCAGGGGATCGTCGTCAGGCTTAAAGGTATTGATGACCGTGAGCTGGCCCGTTCTTATGGCGGTGCAGAGATCCGGGTTCCGACTGAGCAGCTGCCGGAGTTGCCCGAAGGGGAATTCTATTGGCACCAGCTGGAGGGACTTGAAGTGTTCACGGTTGAAGGTGAGTGCCTGGGTAAGGTGCATCACCTGCTGGAAACAGGCTCCAACGATGTCCTGGTGGTGCACGCAACTGCGAGCTCCATTGACCAGCGCGAACGGCTTATCCCCTATCTGCCTGATCAGGTGGTTCAGGGGGTGGATCTGGACAACTCGCGCATGGTGGTCGACTGGGATCCGGAGTTCTGA
- a CDS encoding homoserine dehydrogenase — protein MKDVNVGICGLGTVGGGTFNVLTRNAAIIAGRAGCNIRITRVASRQRRDDLELGSVPFSTDIFDVVNDPDIDIVVELIGGYDAAKELVLAAIAQGKHVVTANKALIAVHGNEIFEAAEKAGVVVAYEAGVAGGIPVIKAVREGLAANRIDTIAGIINGTGNYILTEMRAGREFGEVLKEAQALGYAEADPTFDVEGIDAAHKLTILAASGFGVPLQFEKAYTEGISGITPYDISHAELLGYRVKHLGIARRRDDGIELRVHPTLVPQSHLIAQVDGVLNAVLVDGDAVGQTMYYGPGAGDEATASAVIADIIDVARAVASNSLQRVPYLGFSPEALEDLSVLPMEDVQSAYYLRIQAFDHPGVLAKIAAILSEHGINIESIMQKESEFKDGRIPVIILTHTVQERQMNLAIEEMEALADIDGKVVRIRAENFN, from the coding sequence TTGAAAGACGTTAATGTCGGAATTTGCGGACTGGGAACCGTTGGCGGCGGTACATTCAATGTCCTGACTCGCAATGCCGCGATTATTGCCGGCCGTGCGGGCTGTAATATCCGGATTACCCGGGTGGCCAGCCGCCAACGCCGGGATGACCTGGAGCTTGGCAGCGTTCCTTTCAGTACCGACATCTTCGATGTGGTGAATGATCCTGACATTGACATCGTGGTTGAGCTGATTGGTGGCTATGATGCCGCCAAAGAGCTAGTTCTGGCTGCGATTGCCCAGGGCAAGCACGTGGTGACCGCCAACAAGGCGCTGATTGCTGTGCACGGCAACGAAATTTTTGAGGCAGCGGAGAAGGCCGGCGTGGTTGTCGCCTACGAAGCCGGCGTGGCCGGCGGTATTCCAGTGATCAAGGCGGTACGTGAAGGCCTGGCGGCCAACCGTATCGATACCATTGCCGGTATCATCAACGGTACGGGTAACTATATTCTGACCGAGATGCGCGCTGGTCGTGAGTTTGGCGAAGTGCTGAAAGAAGCCCAGGCCCTGGGTTACGCCGAAGCCGATCCGACCTTCGATGTTGAAGGCATCGACGCAGCCCACAAGTTGACCATCCTGGCCGCGTCAGGTTTTGGCGTACCGCTGCAATTCGAGAAAGCCTACACCGAGGGCATTTCCGGCATTACGCCTTACGACATTTCCCATGCCGAGTTGCTCGGCTATCGGGTAAAGCACCTGGGTATTGCCCGTCGTCGTGATGACGGTATCGAGTTGCGTGTCCACCCAACGCTGGTGCCGCAAAGCCACCTGATTGCCCAGGTGGATGGTGTACTCAACGCGGTCCTGGTAGACGGCGACGCCGTTGGCCAGACCATGTACTACGGCCCTGGTGCCGGTGACGAGGCCACAGCATCTGCGGTGATTGCAGACATTATTGATGTGGCCCGCGCGGTTGCCAGCAACAGTCTGCAGCGTGTTCCTTATCTGGGCTTCAGCCCGGAGGCTCTGGAAGACCTGTCAGTTCTGCCGATGGAGGACGTGCAGTCGGCTTACTACCTGCGTATTCAGGCCTTTGATCATCCGGGTGTGCTGGCCAAGATTGCCGCGATCCTGAGTGAGCATGGCATCAACATTGAATCGATCATGCAGAAAGAATCCGAATTCAAGGATGGCCGCATCCCGGTCATCATCCTGACCCACACGGTTCAGGAACGCCAGATGAACCTGGCCATCGAGGAAATGGAAGCCCTGGCCGACATCGATGGCAAGGTTGTCCGCATCCGCGCTGAAAACTTTAACTGA
- the xerD gene encoding site-specific tyrosine recombinase XerD, with protein sequence MPRPDDEQLITRFSDAIWLEDGLGEKTRQAYASDLFRLADWLQAQPGSPTLRDARRTDLLAWMSRGLADGLKTSTAARRLSGIRRFYRFLLREGLIAEDPTLRIDSPRLPRRLPDTLTEDDVEALLTEPDPEEPIELRDRAMLEILYGCGLRVSELTGLTVDQVNLRQGVVRISGKGDKERLVPLGEEAVDWLVRYMKEARNELLKGKSSNALFPGNRATAMTRQTFWHRIKHYSTRAGIHKPLSPHTLRHAFATHLLNRGADLRVVQMLLGHSDLSTTQIYTHVARQRLQDLHQAHHPRG encoded by the coding sequence TTGCCCCGGCCAGACGATGAGCAACTGATTACCCGGTTTTCCGATGCCATCTGGCTGGAAGATGGCCTGGGTGAGAAAACCCGTCAAGCATACGCCAGTGATTTGTTCAGGCTGGCCGATTGGTTGCAGGCCCAGCCAGGTAGCCCAACACTTCGTGATGCCCGGCGCACAGATCTTCTTGCCTGGATGTCGAGGGGACTTGCGGATGGACTCAAAACCAGTACCGCAGCCAGGCGGCTGTCTGGTATCCGTCGCTTCTATCGGTTCCTGCTTCGTGAAGGGCTGATTGCCGAAGATCCGACGCTCCGGATTGACAGTCCGCGTTTGCCCAGGCGGCTGCCGGATACCCTGACAGAAGATGACGTGGAAGCCTTGCTCACTGAGCCGGACCCAGAGGAACCGATTGAGCTGCGTGACCGGGCCATGTTGGAAATTCTGTACGGTTGCGGGCTTCGAGTGTCTGAGCTGACCGGCTTGACCGTTGATCAGGTTAATCTGCGTCAAGGGGTTGTCCGCATCAGTGGTAAAGGCGATAAGGAACGGCTGGTTCCGCTGGGCGAAGAGGCGGTGGACTGGTTGGTTCGCTACATGAAAGAGGCCCGCAACGAGTTGTTGAAGGGCAAAAGTAGTAACGCTCTGTTTCCCGGAAATCGGGCCACGGCCATGACGCGCCAGACTTTCTGGCACCGAATCAAGCATTATTCAACTCGTGCCGGCATCCACAAGCCCCTTTCGCCACATACCCTGCGCCATGCCTTCGCTACGCATTTGCTGAATCGCGGGGCGGATCTGCGGGTGGTGCAGATGCTGCTGGGGCATTCCGATCTTTCAACCACTCAGATCTACACCCATGTGGCGCGCCAGCGGCTTCAGGATTTGCACCAGGCACACCATCCCCGGGGCTAA
- the ffh gene encoding signal recognition particle protein translates to MFENLQDRLSGSLRKISGQARLTDDNIKDTLREVRMALLEADVALPVVKDFIEGVRHRAIGQEVQRSLTPGQVFVKVVQQELERVMGEGNESLNLSTRPPAVIMMAGLQGAGKTTTVAKLSRFLKERQKKSVLVVSADIYRPAAIRQLETLAGEVGVEFFPSTTEQDPVDIANGAIEAARRKHIDVVILDTAGRLHVDEQMMGEIGRLHKAVNPVETLFVVDAMTGQDAANTAKAFNDALPLTGVVLTKTDGDARGGAALSVRHITGKPIKFLGVGEKSDALEPFYPDRVASRILGMGDVLSLIEEAERKLDKQKAEKLTKKIKKGKGFDLEDFRDQLQQMKNMGGIGGLLDKLPGMGQMAQMAQQQVNDKSVGRMEAIICSMTPKERRYPDVINNSRKRRIAAGSGTQIQDVNRLLKQHKQMQKMMKKFGKKGGMANMMRGLGGMMPPGGGGGMPPFGRM, encoded by the coding sequence ATGTTTGAGAACCTCCAGGACCGGCTATCCGGTAGCTTGCGCAAGATCTCCGGCCAGGCACGCCTGACCGACGACAACATCAAAGACACGCTTCGCGAAGTTCGTATGGCGCTGCTGGAAGCGGACGTCGCGCTGCCGGTAGTCAAGGATTTCATCGAAGGTGTCCGGCACCGCGCTATTGGTCAGGAAGTCCAGCGCAGCCTCACGCCGGGCCAGGTGTTTGTAAAGGTTGTCCAGCAGGAGCTGGAGCGTGTGATGGGCGAGGGCAATGAATCCCTCAACCTGTCTACCCGGCCGCCGGCGGTGATCATGATGGCTGGCTTGCAGGGGGCTGGTAAAACCACGACGGTCGCCAAGCTCTCCCGCTTCCTTAAAGAGCGTCAGAAAAAATCCGTGCTGGTGGTCAGTGCCGATATCTATCGGCCGGCGGCCATCCGGCAGCTGGAAACCCTGGCCGGTGAAGTGGGAGTCGAGTTTTTCCCCAGCACCACCGAACAGGACCCCGTGGACATTGCGAACGGGGCGATTGAGGCGGCGCGCCGCAAGCATATCGATGTGGTGATTCTCGATACCGCCGGGCGTCTGCACGTAGACGAGCAGATGATGGGTGAGATCGGTCGGCTGCATAAGGCCGTGAACCCGGTGGAAACCCTGTTCGTGGTTGACGCCATGACCGGTCAGGATGCCGCCAATACCGCCAAGGCGTTCAACGATGCCCTGCCGTTGACCGGTGTGGTGCTGACCAAGACCGATGGCGACGCCCGGGGCGGCGCGGCGCTGTCTGTACGCCATATCACTGGCAAGCCGATCAAGTTCCTGGGTGTTGGTGAGAAATCCGATGCCCTGGAGCCGTTTTATCCAGACCGTGTTGCGTCCCGCATTCTGGGTATGGGCGATGTGCTTTCCCTTATTGAGGAAGCCGAGCGCAAGCTGGATAAACAGAAGGCCGAGAAACTTACCAAAAAGATCAAGAAGGGTAAGGGCTTTGATCTGGAGGATTTTCGCGACCAGCTCCAGCAAATGAAGAACATGGGTGGCATTGGCGGCCTGCTGGACAAGTTGCCGGGCATGGGGCAGATGGCCCAGATGGCGCAGCAGCAGGTCAATGACAAGTCGGTTGGCCGGATGGAAGCCATCATCTGCTCCATGACGCCCAAGGAGCGCCGTTACCCGGATGTGATCAACAACTCCCGCAAACGCCGGATTGCCGCCGGCTCCGGCACCCAGATACAGGACGTGAATCGACTGCTGAAGCAGCACAAGCAGATGCAGAAGATGATGAAGAAATTTGGCAAGAAAGGCGGAATGGCCAACATGATGCGTGGTCTTGGTGGTATGATGCCGCCCGGCGGCGGTGGTGGCATGCCCCCGTTCGGCCGTATGTAA
- the rpsP gene encoding 30S ribosomal protein S16: protein MVTIRLARGGSKKRPFYHLTVTDSRNSRDGRFIERVGFFNPVARGQEERLRVNRERVDFWLGQGAQASDRVAQLLKTAG, encoded by the coding sequence ATGGTAACAATCCGTTTGGCTCGTGGCGGCTCCAAGAAGCGCCCGTTCTACCATCTGACAGTCACTGACAGCCGTAACTCCCGTGACGGCCGTTTCATTGAGCGTGTTGGTTTCTTTAACCCGGTTGCCCGCGGCCAGGAAGAGCGTCTGCGTGTAAATCGTGAGCGCGTTGATTTCTGGCTGGGCCAGGGCGCCCAGGCAAGCGATCGCGTTGCCCAGCTGCTGAAAACTGCTGGTTAA